In Flavobacterium endoglycinae, one DNA window encodes the following:
- the fabF gene encoding beta-ketoacyl-ACP synthase II, whose protein sequence is MKRVVITGLGALTPIGNNVNDFWESLVNGVSGAAPITKFDTTKFKTKFACELKDFNPLDYIEKSEARKYDLFTQYALISVEEAIQNAEINFDNLNKNRIGVIWGSGNGGIGTFQEQLMEFAKGDGTPRFNPYFIPKMIVDIASGVISIKYGLRGINYTTVSACATSNTAIIDAFNYIRWGKADMIITGGSEAPINETSVGGFNASKALSTLNDTPEIASRPFDVNRDGFVMGEGAGAIILESYEHAISRNAPIIAEIVGGGMAADAYHLTGTHPEGEGAYLGMLAALEDAEISIDQIDYINTHATSTPQGDNSELKAVERVFGRENHLNISATKSMTGHLLGAAGAIEAIACIKAVQNNIVPPTINSVEIEPAFKDIFNLTLGKAQEKEINYAMSNTFGFGGHIATTIFKKFSEE, encoded by the coding sequence ATGAAACGAGTAGTAATTACCGGTTTAGGAGCGTTGACTCCGATTGGGAACAATGTAAATGATTTTTGGGAATCTCTGGTAAATGGTGTCAGCGGCGCTGCGCCAATTACAAAATTTGATACCACAAAATTCAAAACCAAATTTGCCTGCGAATTGAAAGACTTTAATCCGCTGGATTATATCGAAAAGTCAGAAGCCAGAAAATATGATTTGTTTACGCAGTATGCTTTAATTTCTGTAGAAGAAGCAATACAAAATGCTGAAATTAATTTCGATAACCTCAACAAAAATAGAATTGGGGTGATCTGGGGTTCTGGTAATGGCGGAATTGGAACTTTTCAGGAACAGCTTATGGAATTTGCTAAAGGCGATGGAACACCAAGATTTAACCCATACTTTATTCCGAAGATGATTGTAGATATTGCTTCGGGCGTGATTTCTATTAAATATGGTTTACGAGGAATTAATTATACAACGGTTTCGGCTTGTGCAACTTCCAATACGGCAATTATTGATGCTTTTAATTATATCCGCTGGGGAAAAGCAGATATGATTATTACAGGAGGTTCTGAAGCACCAATTAATGAAACAAGTGTTGGAGGATTTAATGCTTCAAAAGCGTTATCTACGTTAAACGATACTCCAGAAATAGCTTCACGTCCGTTTGATGTAAACAGAGACGGTTTTGTGATGGGAGAAGGAGCGGGAGCTATTATTTTAGAAAGCTACGAACATGCCATCAGCAGAAATGCACCAATTATTGCAGAAATTGTTGGAGGCGGAATGGCGGCTGATGCGTATCATCTTACCGGAACCCATCCAGAAGGCGAAGGAGCATATTTAGGAATGCTGGCTGCACTTGAAGATGCCGAGATTTCGATCGATCAAATTGATTATATCAATACACATGCTACCTCAACTCCGCAGGGAGATAACAGCGAATTAAAAGCGGTTGAAAGAGTATTTGGACGAGAAAATCATCTAAATATCAGTGCGACAAAATCAATGACAGGACATCTTCTAGGTGCTGCGGGCGCTATTGAGGCGATTGCTTGTATAAAAGCCGTTCAGAATAATATTGTACCGCCAACTATTAATTCGGTTGAAATAGAACCTGCTTTTAAGGATATTTTCAATTTAACTTTAGGAAAAGCACAGGAAAAAGAAATCAATTACGCCATGAGTAATACTTTTGGTTTTGGCGGTCATATTGCGACTACTATTTTTAAAAAGTTTTCTGAAGAATAA
- a CDS encoding CPBP family intramembrane glutamic endopeptidase: MTRKINFGAIAVYYVIAVICRYIAVKTDLLSGIENGYAQILLRGVGPALGAFAAIKLFSLSNPLSLKGIYKTAALPFLVYWILPAFLIAGTDYFMTGKFPILLMFTVLVYGLLEEIGWRGFLQEQLKSLPTFTSTVIIAILWFIWHVNIEMNTQYMVFLGIIFFGTWGIGKIYKKTGSLLAVAGVHSLNNFFRNGIHDREFILIVVLLAVWIGFVIMYDRKKKPSLTQETV; the protein is encoded by the coding sequence ATGACACGTAAAATTAACTTTGGAGCCATCGCAGTATATTATGTAATCGCAGTTATCTGCCGATATATAGCGGTTAAAACGGATTTATTATCTGGAATCGAAAATGGATATGCACAAATTCTTCTTCGCGGCGTAGGACCCGCTTTAGGTGCTTTTGCTGCCATCAAATTGTTTTCGCTTTCGAATCCGCTTTCTTTAAAAGGAATTTACAAAACTGCCGCTTTGCCATTTTTAGTCTATTGGATTCTTCCGGCTTTTTTAATTGCGGGAACGGATTATTTTATGACAGGTAAATTTCCCATTCTGTTAATGTTTACTGTTTTGGTTTACGGACTTTTAGAAGAAATAGGATGGAGAGGATTTCTACAAGAACAATTAAAATCGCTTCCTACTTTTACTTCAACTGTAATTATTGCCATTCTTTGGTTTATATGGCACGTAAATATTGAGATGAATACGCAGTATATGGTCTTCTTAGGAATTATCTTTTTTGGAACTTGGGGAATTGGAAAAATATACAAAAAAACAGGATCATTGCTGGCTGTTGCTGGTGTACATTCGCTAAACAACTTCTTTCGCAATGGAATTCACGATAGAGAATTTATTTTAATTGTTGTTTTATTAGCAGTTTGGATTGGTTTTGTAATTATGTACGACCGTAAAAAGAAACCATCTTTAACTCAGGAAACAGTATGA
- a CDS encoding FecR family protein gives MKLNGLKEEWDELPQKGIFPEDIKLRMWDVVASATINKRRNIYRSVMAACAVLLISLAGFQFYFGFQSVKTAGVVTQTYPQDIRLIRLSDGTRVWVNENTQIEYPEKFADNERIIKLKGEAFFEVARDTTRPFIISSGNIKTTVLGTSFDVKAYGNIAEVNVRTGKVKVESSQNAVFLERGYAAIFVPKENIVQKRKALVIDPEWKNSLIDVDGLSLEAVIEKLKTNHGFTFKYASEDLKKLQVKGTLDTRQGVPELLQTIAFALEITIKPVGNDTYVVSR, from the coding sequence ATGAAATTGAACGGACTAAAAGAAGAATGGGACGAATTACCACAGAAAGGAATATTTCCCGAAGATATAAAACTACGAATGTGGGATGTCGTTGCATCGGCTACTATTAACAAGCGCAGAAATATATACCGCAGCGTAATGGCCGCCTGCGCAGTTCTTCTTATTTCGCTTGCTGGATTTCAGTTTTATTTTGGATTCCAATCTGTAAAAACTGCTGGAGTGGTTACACAAACGTATCCGCAGGACATCAGATTAATTCGCTTGTCTGATGGAACTCGTGTCTGGGTTAACGAAAACACTCAAATTGAATATCCAGAAAAGTTTGCAGACAACGAACGAATCATCAAATTAAAAGGAGAAGCTTTTTTTGAAGTGGCAAGAGATACGACACGCCCTTTTATTATCAGTTCTGGAAATATCAAAACTACCGTTTTAGGAACTTCATTTGATGTAAAAGCGTATGGAAATATTGCTGAGGTAAATGTAAGAACCGGAAAAGTAAAAGTAGAGAGCAGCCAGAATGCTGTTTTTCTCGAAAGAGGTTACGCCGCCATATTTGTTCCAAAAGAAAACATAGTTCAAAAACGTAAAGCTTTGGTTATTGATCCTGAGTGGAAAAATTCTCTTATCGATGTCGACGGTTTAAGCCTTGAAGCCGTTATCGAAAAACTTAAAACAAACCACGGATTTACGTTTAAATATGCCAGTGAGGATTTGAAAAAACTTCAAGTAAAAGGAACTCTTGATACCAGACAAGGTGTTCCAGAATTACTGCAGACGATTGCTTTTGCATTAGAAATTACCATTAAACCTGTTGGTAATGATACCTACGTTGTAAGCCGATAA
- a CDS encoding alpha/beta fold hydrolase produces the protein MKNKIYFSLFNLLFFTTFLSAQTQPQYDTLSVGKIKQIISYKGTKDAPIILFLHGGPGSSRMNQAETFSNELQKHFMVVQWDQRDAGRTMALNKSTVPNTLQLVENDTYEVITQLLKKFNKKKLYLVGESWGTVLGFKMAEKHPELLHAYIAFSPVVNQTKSEQIVLDKLIQNAKEKQNTEALKELKTVKIPFDNSDQIYYSRKWMFDYDGQPFAAKDTAVVKQYLKSWSDNWLPTWNDAIKQNLFVQLPKVKCPVYFILGEKDLQTNFTIAKEYYTILKAPKKQIYTFKDAGHSVLTEKAAEVQKIIIDDILPNTKS, from the coding sequence ATGAAGAACAAAATCTACTTTAGTTTATTTAACCTTCTGTTTTTTACTACTTTTTTATCTGCTCAGACACAGCCGCAATACGATACTTTATCTGTTGGGAAAATCAAACAAATCATTTCATACAAAGGGACAAAAGATGCTCCTATAATCTTGTTTCTTCACGGCGGACCTGGAAGTTCTAGAATGAATCAAGCTGAAACTTTCAGCAATGAACTTCAAAAACACTTTATGGTGGTTCAATGGGATCAGCGAGATGCTGGAAGAACAATGGCTTTGAATAAATCTACTGTTCCGAATACGCTTCAGCTGGTAGAAAATGATACTTATGAAGTTATCACCCAGCTTTTGAAAAAATTCAATAAAAAGAAACTTTATCTTGTTGGCGAATCGTGGGGAACTGTTTTAGGTTTTAAAATGGCCGAAAAACATCCTGAACTTCTTCACGCTTATATCGCGTTCAGTCCTGTGGTAAATCAGACTAAAAGCGAACAGATAGTTTTGGATAAATTGATACAAAACGCCAAGGAAAAACAAAATACAGAAGCGCTGAAAGAATTAAAAACGGTAAAAATTCCGTTTGATAATTCCGACCAGATTTATTATTCCAGAAAATGGATGTTTGATTATGACGGACAACCTTTCGCTGCCAAAGACACTGCGGTTGTGAAACAGTATTTAAAATCATGGTCAGACAATTGGTTACCTACTTGGAACGACGCTATCAAACAAAATCTCTTTGTACAGCTTCCGAAAGTAAAATGTCCGGTATATTTCATTTTGGGAGAAAAGGATTTACAAACCAACTTTACAATTGCTAAAGAATACTATACTATTTTAAAAGCGCCCAAAAAACAGATTTATACTTTTAAAGACGCAGGACATTCGGTATTAACCGAAAAAGCAGCCGAAGTTCAGAAAATTATTATTGATGATATTCTGCCCAATACTAAATCATAA
- a CDS encoding RNA polymerase sigma factor, which yields MSTVLITRLRNGDDSCFKEIYELYHFKVFCFVKKYAAQQSDTEDITQNVFIHLWKYRSKIDPSVELDSILFKSCKQEISKWYKKQNRILSVEDTQLIKELDSNEEAEVNLTSKLEKIEHLLQQIPEKRRKIFTLHKFDEMSYKEIADEMGMSQSAVANQISKTLQYLKKNSVKSHELYWFALVFINHCHSINAFTDFS from the coding sequence ATGAGCACTGTTTTGATTACAAGATTAAGGAATGGAGACGATTCTTGCTTTAAAGAAATCTATGAATTATATCATTTTAAAGTTTTTTGTTTTGTTAAGAAATATGCCGCTCAGCAGTCAGATACCGAAGATATTACCCAAAATGTCTTTATTCATCTTTGGAAATACCGCAGTAAAATTGATCCTTCTGTAGAACTTGATTCCATTTTATTTAAAAGCTGTAAACAGGAAATTTCCAAATGGTACAAAAAGCAAAACCGTATTCTTTCCGTTGAAGATACTCAGTTAATCAAAGAACTTGACAGCAACGAAGAAGCTGAGGTAAACCTGACTTCAAAGCTTGAAAAAATTGAGCATTTGCTGCAGCAGATTCCAGAGAAAAGAAGAAAAATTTTTACCCTTCATAAGTTTGATGAAATGAGCTACAAAGAGATTGCCGACGAAATGGGAATGTCTCAAAGCGCTGTTGCCAACCAGATTTCAAAAACACTCCAGTATCTTAAAAAGAATTCTGTAAAAAGCCACGAATTGTATTGGTTTGCATTGGTTTTTATCAATCACTGCCATTCCATAAATGCTTTTACTGATTTTTCATAA
- a CDS encoding HAD-IIB family hydrolase, giving the protein MMKKLRIALINIHGLLKGSGLEIGRDADNGGQTKYIFELAEFLSQHEDVEHVHLFTRLIDDPSLSPEYAVPVEILNDKLDIRRIPFLGKKYRAKEQLWEGLDTFVNGVMQHIKQYNIFPDWIHSHYADAGYAAAELSSVLNIPFAHTGHSLGFYKKKKLLEAGNPEDELEKKFKFKARIAAEERTLELAEFIVTSTEQEIETYKAYKNFELGKYHAISPGIDTRKFVPYYFQENDSEKHMEEAQRKYWVAETISKFLTNPHKPIILALSRPDRHKNLNTLIEVYGKDKELQSIANLVIFAGIRKDIAKMPESEKNVLTDLLLLMDKYDLYGKMAIPKKHDVENEVSIIYRYAAEKRGVFVNLALHENFGLTVIESASSGLPVVVTKNGGPSEIIPVCQNGELVNPQEESQIKKALRNILTDENQWKYYSNNGAINIQKHYSWISHVNQYVELVNENLSLSSGAGIKKQHYPNINISRLKRKIDNLLVSDIDGTLIEPKLENPGLIELKTHLINRTDKMAFAMASGRNLALVKKVIDEEQFPLPDFIICSVGTEIYYTNGKEYILDKGWAKFLSGRWKREEIVNKLNGVKWIKLQEEEAQNPYKISYYYDKEQYDHDELIRVLGTGWYKVNIIASHGQYLDFIPKRASKGNAIKFLCRKWSIPLGNVIAAGDSGNDVDMFRGPVKGIIVGNRSAELAEYETTKSIYVAKTAASAGILEGLKYYKIIK; this is encoded by the coding sequence ATGATGAAAAAATTACGAATAGCACTTATCAATATACACGGACTTTTAAAAGGTTCTGGACTCGAAATTGGACGCGATGCCGACAATGGAGGACAGACTAAATATATTTTTGAATTAGCAGAATTCTTATCACAACATGAAGATGTCGAACACGTACATCTTTTTACCCGCTTAATAGACGATCCCTCACTTTCACCAGAATATGCCGTTCCTGTTGAAATTCTTAATGACAAATTAGACATCAGACGTATTCCGTTTCTTGGGAAAAAATACAGAGCAAAAGAACAGCTCTGGGAAGGTCTTGACACTTTCGTGAATGGTGTTATGCAGCATATCAAACAATATAATATTTTTCCAGACTGGATTCATTCACATTATGCCGATGCGGGTTACGCTGCTGCGGAATTATCTTCGGTTTTAAATATTCCATTTGCACATACCGGACATTCATTAGGTTTTTATAAAAAGAAAAAATTACTCGAAGCCGGAAATCCAGAAGACGAACTCGAAAAGAAGTTCAAGTTCAAAGCCCGAATTGCAGCCGAAGAACGAACTCTTGAACTGGCTGAATTTATTGTTACTTCTACCGAGCAGGAAATTGAAACCTATAAAGCCTATAAAAATTTTGAACTCGGAAAATACCATGCGATTTCTCCAGGAATCGATACGCGAAAGTTTGTTCCCTATTATTTTCAAGAAAATGATTCGGAAAAACATATGGAAGAAGCACAGCGAAAATACTGGGTTGCCGAAACTATTTCAAAATTCCTGACCAATCCGCATAAACCTATTATTCTGGCACTTTCGAGACCTGACCGACACAAAAACTTGAATACTTTAATTGAAGTGTACGGAAAAGACAAAGAACTGCAGAGTATTGCCAATCTGGTCATTTTTGCCGGAATCCGAAAAGACATTGCTAAAATGCCGGAATCCGAAAAAAACGTTCTAACCGATTTACTTCTCTTAATGGACAAATACGATTTATACGGAAAAATGGCCATCCCGAAAAAGCATGATGTCGAAAATGAAGTTTCGATTATTTACCGTTATGCTGCCGAAAAAAGAGGTGTTTTTGTGAATTTAGCTTTGCATGAAAACTTCGGCTTGACCGTTATCGAATCTGCTAGTTCGGGACTTCCGGTTGTGGTGACGAAAAATGGAGGACCGTCGGAAATTATTCCAGTCTGCCAAAACGGAGAATTGGTAAATCCGCAGGAAGAAAGCCAGATTAAAAAAGCACTCCGCAATATTCTTACTGATGAAAATCAATGGAAATATTATTCGAATAACGGAGCAATCAATATTCAAAAACATTACAGCTGGATCAGCCATGTTAATCAATATGTTGAATTGGTTAATGAAAACCTTTCTTTATCATCTGGCGCGGGAATCAAAAAACAGCATTATCCAAATATCAATATCAGCCGTTTAAAACGAAAAATTGATAATCTATTAGTTTCAGATATTGACGGAACACTGATCGAACCTAAACTTGAAAATCCAGGTTTAATAGAATTAAAAACACATTTAATCAACCGAACCGATAAAATGGCTTTTGCCATGGCATCTGGAAGGAATTTAGCATTGGTTAAAAAAGTGATCGATGAAGAACAATTTCCGCTTCCGGATTTTATTATCTGTTCGGTTGGAACCGAAATTTATTATACCAACGGAAAAGAATATATTCTCGATAAAGGCTGGGCGAAATTCTTATCCGGCCGCTGGAAAAGAGAAGAAATTGTGAATAAACTCAATGGCGTTAAATGGATTAAACTTCAAGAAGAAGAGGCGCAAAACCCGTATAAAATCTCCTATTATTACGATAAGGAACAGTACGATCACGATGAATTAATTCGGGTTTTAGGAACGGGCTGGTACAAAGTCAACATTATTGCGAGTCACGGTCAGTATTTGGATTTTATTCCCAAGAGAGCTTCTAAGGGAAATGCGATTAAATTCTTGTGCCGAAAATGGTCGATTCCATTAGGAAATGTTATTGCTGCAGGAGATTCTGGAAATGATGTTGACATGTTTAGAGGTCCCGTAAAAGGAATTATTGTGGGAAACAGAAGTGCAGAACTAGCAGAGTACGAAACCACAAAAAGTATTTACGTAGCCAAAACCGCTGCATCAGCCGGAATTTTAGAAGGTTTGAAATATTATAAAATCATAAAGTAA
- a CDS encoding Crp/Fnr family transcriptional regulator, which yields MDNQRPSPEEVKQVFDLYFKAEINIWKGFSEKIKVREFNKADIIKEYNTVERYLNIIIKGSAGLFVWDGNRDICINLLYENSFMSDYLSFLGQKPTVMKAEALEDIVLWSINYEDLNELYGRSETGLRIGKAISEMLYIRKQEEQIGLLTLAPQERYLKLIESRPAIFQRTPLKIIASYLGLTAESLSRIRKRIMEK from the coding sequence ATGGATAACCAAAGACCTTCCCCCGAAGAGGTAAAACAAGTTTTCGATTTGTATTTTAAAGCCGAGATCAATATCTGGAAAGGATTCTCTGAAAAAATTAAAGTAAGGGAATTTAATAAAGCCGATATTATCAAGGAATATAATACCGTAGAACGCTATCTGAATATTATTATTAAAGGATCGGCAGGATTATTTGTCTGGGACGGAAACCGCGATATCTGCATTAATCTCTTATATGAAAATAGTTTTATGAGTGATTATCTTTCTTTCTTGGGACAAAAACCAACCGTAATGAAAGCCGAAGCTCTAGAAGATATTGTACTCTGGTCGATTAACTACGAAGATTTGAATGAATTATACGGAAGATCTGAAACGGGTTTACGCATAGGAAAAGCCATTTCTGAAATGCTTTACATTCGCAAACAAGAAGAACAAATCGGACTTTTAACGCTTGCACCGCAGGAACGTTATCTCAAACTTATAGAATCACGTCCGGCCATTTTTCAGCGTACACCTTTAAAAATTATTGCCTCTTATCTTGGATTAACGGCAGAAAGCCTAAGCCGAATCCGTAAAAGAATTATGGAAAAATGA
- a CDS encoding glycoside hydrolase family protein: protein MYSGSGFSNWEIGDVDVFIDEKGIHHLFHLIIPNHDYIAHAVSNDGLSWKRVKNALFVGDPGEWDDDMLWTMHVSKKSEGEGYEMYYTGLKRQDKGIEQKIGRAVSTDLINWKKENLYGLPFKSEAPHYEGPNNNPRQWISFRDPFKYQYKGEDYLLICARSASGPTYRRGCIGVAKRDETGFVLQKPLHIPYVYDDVECPCVFEIKGTHYLLGSIREDIKVRYWSAPEFRGEYCAFHNNVLMPQGNYAARVVKDGKHFLVYNFYFADGNVNTHRVIPPPKELGTDKSGRLLLKTYYYWEKLYQKTILQKDLPHPLPILGNPTADFVLESENKWRFGCRSGYEIYCFEKPSMDFVWEGTLAVEGMGKTGFVIECDKEGTGYYISIDFMNGFVQFRAWGFNEKDVKNNFIFENIQTNQFEIGEEKQIYFKIIRYGNYYELSINDIVKLTLLDFKYSEGKVGIYVCSAVISISDSKIHVIPEPENEYAASDPEKYMKDYSRIVQIQ, encoded by the coding sequence ATGTATTCAGGTTCAGGATTTAGCAACTGGGAAATTGGAGATGTTGATGTATTTATAGATGAAAAAGGAATTCATCATTTATTTCATTTAATTATTCCTAATCACGATTATATTGCGCATGCCGTTTCAAATGACGGTTTATCGTGGAAAAGAGTTAAAAATGCTCTTTTTGTGGGCGATCCCGGAGAATGGGACGACGATATGCTGTGGACGATGCACGTGAGCAAAAAATCAGAAGGAGAAGGTTATGAAATGTATTATACCGGATTAAAACGTCAGGATAAAGGAATTGAACAAAAAATTGGAAGAGCCGTTTCTACCGATTTAATTAATTGGAAAAAAGAAAACCTCTACGGACTTCCTTTTAAAAGTGAAGCACCACATTATGAAGGCCCAAACAACAATCCGCGCCAATGGATTAGTTTTCGAGATCCGTTTAAATACCAATACAAAGGCGAAGATTATTTATTAATCTGTGCCAGAAGTGCTTCTGGTCCAACTTATCGCAGAGGCTGTATTGGCGTGGCAAAAAGAGATGAAACCGGATTTGTGCTGCAGAAACCGCTTCATATTCCGTATGTGTATGATGACGTAGAATGTCCGTGTGTGTTTGAAATCAAAGGAACGCATTATTTATTGGGATCAATTCGGGAAGATATTAAAGTCCGTTATTGGTCGGCGCCGGAATTTAGAGGAGAATATTGTGCTTTTCATAACAATGTATTAATGCCGCAGGGAAATTATGCCGCCAGAGTAGTAAAAGACGGAAAGCATTTCTTGGTCTACAATTTTTATTTTGCCGATGGAAATGTCAATACACACCGCGTGATTCCGCCGCCAAAAGAATTAGGAACCGATAAAAGCGGGAGACTTTTGCTTAAAACGTATTATTACTGGGAAAAACTCTATCAGAAAACCATATTGCAGAAAGATTTACCGCATCCGCTTCCTATTTTAGGAAACCCAACAGCTGATTTTGTTTTAGAAAGTGAAAATAAATGGCGTTTTGGCTGCCGCAGCGGTTATGAAATTTATTGTTTTGAAAAACCTTCAATGGATTTTGTCTGGGAAGGAACTCTTGCAGTAGAAGGAATGGGAAAAACTGGTTTTGTTATTGAATGTGACAAAGAAGGAACGGGATATTACATTTCAATTGATTTTATGAATGGTTTTGTACAGTTTAGGGCGTGGGGATTTAATGAAAAAGACGTCAAAAACAATTTTATATTCGAGAATATCCAAACGAATCAATTTGAAATAGGAGAGGAGAAACAAATCTATTTTAAAATTATCCGATACGGAAACTATTACGAATTGTCGATTAATGACATCGTAAAACTAACGCTGCTTGATTTTAAATACTCCGAAGGAAAAGTCGGTATTTACGTCTGTTCCGCTGTAATATCGATTAGTGATTCAAAAATTCATGTGATACCAGAACCGGAAAACGAATATGCCGCTTCAGATCCTGAAAAGTATATGAAAGATTATAGCAGAATTGTTCAGATTCAATAA
- a CDS encoding TetR/AcrR family transcriptional regulator, translating to MSTKEQIIELADVLIRAKGYNAFSFYDISEKVGIKTASIHYHFPSKSDLGVAVIEKSILNLEKVAQTYEDKSPVEKLERFFTIYSDILNEKEICIVGSLSTDFNTLDEKVQEKLKVFSGEMIRWVSSFLEEGRNQKIFAFEDEPRTRALLLITNMISIVQLSRLTGKEDFAIVKDSIKKQLIR from the coding sequence ATGTCTACAAAAGAGCAAATAATAGAATTAGCAGATGTATTAATCAGAGCAAAAGGATATAATGCTTTCAGCTTTTATGATATTTCTGAAAAAGTGGGAATCAAAACGGCTTCGATACATTATCATTTTCCTTCAAAATCTGATTTGGGCGTTGCCGTTATCGAAAAAAGTATTCTCAATCTGGAAAAAGTAGCCCAAACTTATGAAGACAAATCGCCTGTAGAAAAACTGGAAAGATTCTTTACGATTTATTCGGATATATTGAATGAGAAAGAGATTTGTATTGTCGGTTCGCTTTCAACTGATTTTAATACACTTGATGAAAAGGTACAGGAAAAGCTTAAAGTTTTTTCGGGTGAAATGATTCGCTGGGTAAGTTCTTTTCTGGAAGAAGGAAGAAACCAAAAGATTTTTGCTTTTGAAGACGAACCCAGAACCAGAGCGTTGCTGTTGATTACGAATATGATTTCTATTGTGCAACTTTCGAGACTTACAGGAAAAGAAGATTTTGCTATTGTAAAAGACAGCATTAAAAAACAACTTATTAGATAA
- a CDS encoding methyltransferase domain-containing protein encodes MPWNPEIYNKFKNIRYQPFYDLIDLIEDNGKMKSIDLGCGTGEQTYILSEKFESASFIGIDSSEEMLAKSQNLQNDRLQFKLGTTEDIIASKQKWDLIFSNAALQWSDNHKVLFSDLINLVEKNGQFAVQMPVQPDNVLNKILLELVQEEPYTTYLKGWKRESPVLSMDEYAQILFNGGLQNIQIMQKVYPIIADDAQQLLDFISGSTLVPYMERLSEEQQQTFIKEYKKRIENAFPKFPAIYAFKRILLYGKKK; translated from the coding sequence ATGCCTTGGAATCCTGAAATCTACAACAAGTTTAAAAATATTCGTTACCAGCCTTTTTACGATTTGATTGATTTAATCGAAGACAACGGAAAAATGAAAAGCATCGATCTGGGCTGCGGAACGGGAGAACAAACCTATATTCTTTCTGAAAAATTTGAATCGGCTTCATTTATAGGAATTGATTCGTCTGAAGAAATGCTGGCTAAATCACAGAATTTGCAAAATGACCGTTTACAATTTAAACTGGGCACGACGGAAGATATTATTGCTTCCAAACAAAAGTGGGATTTAATTTTTAGTAATGCAGCACTTCAATGGTCAGACAATCATAAAGTTCTGTTTTCTGATTTGATTAATTTAGTTGAAAAAAATGGACAATTTGCGGTGCAAATGCCGGTTCAGCCCGATAATGTACTCAATAAAATTCTGTTGGAACTCGTTCAGGAAGAACCTTATACAACCTATTTGAAAGGCTGGAAAAGAGAATCTCCCGTATTAAGCATGGACGAATACGCTCAGATTTTATTTAACGGCGGACTTCAGAATATTCAAATTATGCAGAAGGTTTATCCTATAATCGCTGATGATGCACAGCAATTACTGGATTTTATTTCTGGATCGACATTAGTTCCGTACATGGAAAGGCTTTCGGAAGAACAGCAGCAGACTTTTATAAAAGAATATAAAAAACGCATAGAAAACGCATTTCCAAAGTTTCCAGCGATTTATGCTTTTAAGAGAATATTGCTCTATGGAAAGAAAAAGTAA